The DNA window AGAAGAGTAGATGCTGCATTTACCATTTTCTACATGGGAATTAACTTAGGAGCATTCTTCTCACCATTAATTTGTGGAACTTTAGCTGAAAAAATAGACTTCAAATGGGGCTTTTTAGCAGCTGGAATCGGGATGATTATCGGTTTGATCACTTTCGTAGCTCAAAAAAATAAACTTTTAGTAGATGCAGACAATAACCCTATTGGTATGCCTACTCAGAAATTTGGTGTAAAACAAGTAGGAATTGTAATTGCAGCAATAGCTCTTATTTTCTTCTTAATGAACTATAAAACCATGTTCAACAGCGAATTAGATATTATTGGATATTTAATTTACGGAGCGATGGTTGCAATGCCACTTATTATTTTAACAGATAAATCTCTTACAAAAGACGAGAGAGACAGAATTATGGTGATCTTCATTCTAGCGTTTTTCGTGATTTTCTTCTGGGGAGCATTTGAGCAAGCTGGAGCTTCGCTTACTATTTTTGCAGACAGACAAACAGATAGAACTTTATTCGGTTGGGAAATGCCAGCTTCTTACTTCCAATCAGTAAATCCATTAGCAATTATCCTTTTAGCACCATTATTTTCTTCACTTTGGTTAAGATTAGGGAATAGAGGTTTAGAACCTACTTCTCCTAAAAAAATGGCGATTGGTTTATCTTTAGTAGCTCTTGGTTATGTAGTAATTGCATTTGCAGTTTATGGTTTAGGAGCAATGGATAAAGTATCTATGTTCTGGTTAATCGGTCTTTATGTGATTCACACGATGGGGGAACTTTGTTTGTCACCAATTGGATTATCAATGGTTTCTAAACTTTCACCAGCAAGATTTTCATCATTATTGATGGGAACTTGGTTCCTAGCAAACGCTGCAGCGAATAAATTTGCAGGAACACTTTCAGCATTAATTCCTGGAGGCGGAGAAGGTGGAGAAGGCGCAGCTACTACCTCTTTCTTAGGTTTCCAAATTGCTAATTTATTTGATTTCTTCTTAGTATTCATCGTAATGTGTGGAGTTGCAGCAGCAGTTCTATTCGTGATGAGTAGATGGTTAGAAAAGAAGATGCACGGCGTAAATTAAAATTATCATAAAACTCACTAAAACCTCTGCAATGTCAGAGGTTTTTTTTATTTTCGTACTGCTTTGTCAAAGTTTAAAAATATTTGTCAAAGTTTTTAACAAGAAATACAATTAAAATGAATTTAACTCTCGAACAAATTCAAGATTTTAAAGGCAAATATCCTCGCCAGATTTGGTCACTCTTTTTCTCTGAAATGTGGGAACGTTTCTGCTTCTACGGAATGCGCGGAATGCTTGTGTTCTTCATGATTTCTCAACTTAATTTCGGAGACGAACAAGCCAATCTTCAATATGGAGCTACTCAAGCTTTTGTATATGCTTTTACTTTTGTGGGCGGACTTTTTGCAGATAAAATCCTTGGTTTCAGAAAATCTTTATTTTGGGGAGGTTTACTGATGATTGTTGGGAGTGTTATTTTATCCATAGATCCACACCAGTTTTTCTTTTTAGGAATTGCTTTTACCGTTGTAGGAACAGGATTTTTTAAACCCAATATTTCTACTATGGTAGGGAAACTTTATAAAGCGGGAGATTCTAGAACAGATGCAGGTTTCTCATTGTTTTATGCAGGAATCAACTTAGGCGCTTTATTGGGTGGTTATTTCTGTATCGCTATTGGTAAAGGCGAAATGTTTTCTAGTTTTATTCCAGAAGATAAAAGATGGAACGTAGCTTTCAGTTTGGCGGCTATTGTTATGGTGGTAAGTTTGGTGAATTTTATCTTTACTCAAAGAAGATTAGGACCTATCGGTTTACAGCCTCAAACATTAAATGCAGATGGAACTTTTTCACCTATGGCAAAATGGAAAGAATATGGAGTTTATGTCCTTTCTTTGGTTTTTGTACCAATAATTATGACGATGGTTTCTATAACCGAATACACAGATTTATTTATGTATATTGTAGGTCCATTGACGCTCATTTATCTTTTTTATGAAATGACAAAGGTTACACCAGCCGAAAGAAAAAAACTTTGGGCGGCTTTGGTTTTTATTATTTTCTCTATTCTTTTTTGGGGAATTTATGAACAGAGTGGAGGTTCTTTGAGCATTTTTGCTGCGAATAATCTGAACAAAGACTTACTAGGATTAGACCCGAATGGAGTGAACAATTCTGGAGGTGCATTTTTCATTATTTTCCTAGCTCCAATTATTGGTTTATTATGGATTTGGCTCAGTGAAAGAAAATTGGAACCCAATACTTTAATCAAATTTGGTTTAGGATTTATCTTTTTAGGATTAGGATATTATCTGCTTTTTGCGACTAAATTTTTCGCCAATCTTCAAGGGATAACATCATTAAATATTTTCACAATTGCTTTATTGGTCATTACTTTTGGTGAATTGTGTTTGTCGCCGATTGGTTTGTCTATTATGACGAAACTTTCTACTGAAAAGTTACAAGGAATGATGATGGGAATGTGGTTTTTGGCTTCAGCTTACGGACAATATGTTGCAGGAATTATTGGCGCAAACATGGCTTCAGCAAGAGAGGGTGCAACCAACTATGAAAAACTAATTACTTACACAGAAGGATATAAAGATTTAGGAATCTATGCTTTAGTAGCTGGTTTGGTACTGATTTTGATATCTCCTTTTGTGAAAAAATTAATGCAAGAGGTTCATTAACCACATAAAAACTACTGTATGAAAACTACTTTATCGATGTTTTTTCTTTGGGTGTTCAGTTTTTCCTTTTCACAAGTGAATTGGATGACGATGGAACAAGCGTTAACTGCTCAAAAAACCAATCCAAAAAAGATTCTCATCGATTTTTATGCAGATTGGTGTGGACCGTGTAAATTGATGGATAAACAAACCTATTCACATCCTATTATTTCTAAATACATCAATGAAAATTTTTACGCTGTAAAATTCAACGCAGAAGGCAATCAGACGGTTAATTTTTATGATAGGGTTTTTACCAATCCTGATTTTGCTAACAAGGCAAAAAGCAAAAATGCAATGCACCAGTTCGCGAAGTTTATGAATGTCAATGGATATCCAGCTCTGGTATTTTTAGACGAAAATGCTCAACCGATTACCAATTTGATGGGATTTTTCTCTGCCAAAGAATTAGAACCTTATATCACTTTGTTTTCTAAAGGCGAATATAAAAATATCAAAACCCGTGAACAATGGGAAAACTATCAGAAAAAATTTAAATCCAAGATTAAAGAGTAATTCGAGTTGTGATTTTTTGAAAAATATTTGCGAGGAATGAAATAATGAAGCAATCCACAGGATTTATCAATATTTTTATCAATAGCAACGGACTTTAGTCAGTTTTAGAAATCATAAAAATCAATTTGGCTTTAGCCAAAACATAATAAAAAGACTTTCATGATTGAAGGTCTTTTCTTTTTTAGTTTTGAACAAATTTCCTTAATTTCACATCGTAAAACTCACAGTTCACTGCGAAGCAAATTCACCATTGACATTAGACACTTCCATAGAATTTTTAAAAGGAATTGGTACAGAACGTGCCAAACTAATTGCTAATGTCTTAGATATTAGAACGGTGGAAGATTTTCTGCATTTTTTTCCGATAAGATATTTAGATAAATCGAAAGTCTATAAAATTGCAGATATCAAGGAAGATAATTTAGAAATTCAACTGAAAGGTCGGATTACAGAATTGCAGGAAATCACTTATGCTAAAGGGAAAAAACGACTTTCGGGGAAGTTTACAGACGGAACAGGAACACTGGATTTAGTTTGGTTTCAGTATTCTAATTGGATGAAAGAACAGATTCCCGTAAACCGAGAAATCTATATTTTTGGGAGAGTTCAGGAGTTTAACCATAGTTTTTCGATGCCGCATCCAGAAATTGAATTAGAAGATAAAAAATCGGCAGAAGAAAGACTCAGACCTATTTATCCAAGTTCAGAAAAATTGACGAAACGTGGATTAAACCAGAAGTTTTTTCAAACGGTTCAAGCTAACATCATTTCGCAGATTCCTCATTTGATAGAAGAGAATTTGCCAGTTTCCCTCATGAAATCTCTGAAATTGATGAGTCGTCAACAAGCATATCTCAACATCCATTTTCCACAAAATGCAGATTTTGCAAAACATGCAGACAGAAGATTAAAATTTGAAGAAGCATTCTTTTTCCAGTTGGGTTATGGTTTGAAGAAGAATTACAACAAAAGTTTTACGATTGGGAATCCTTTTCCGATAGTAGGCAAAAATTTCAATAATTTCTACGAAAATTTTCTTCCTTTTGAACTCACCAATGCCCAAAAAAGAGTGCTGAAAGAAATCAGAAATGATTTGAAAAAGCCTATTCAGATGAACCGATTATTGCAAGGAGATGTAGGTTCTGGTAAAACGATGGTGGCACTTTTAGCGATGCTTTTGGCGATGGATAATGGCTTCCAAAGTTGTATGATGGCGCCTACAGAAATTTTGGCAACGCAGCATTTTAATTCGATTGCAGATTTATTGAAGGAAACAGATGTTAAAGTAAGATTACTCACAGGTTCTACCAAAACCGCCGAAAGAAAAGTGATTCATGAAGAACTTTTAAACGGCGAACTTTCGATTTTAGTAGGAACTCATGCTGTTTTAGAAGATATTGTTCGGTTCAAAAATTTAGGATTGGCAATCATCGATGAGCAACATAGATTTGGAGTAGCACAACGTGCGAAACTTTGGGCTAAAAATAAAATTGCACCGCA is part of the Cloacibacterium normanense genome and encodes:
- a CDS encoding peptide MFS transporter is translated as MNLTLEQIQDFKGKYPRQIWSLFFSEMWERFCFYGMRGMLVFFMISQLNFGDEQANLQYGATQAFVYAFTFVGGLFADKILGFRKSLFWGGLLMIVGSVILSIDPHQFFFLGIAFTVVGTGFFKPNISTMVGKLYKAGDSRTDAGFSLFYAGINLGALLGGYFCIAIGKGEMFSSFIPEDKRWNVAFSLAAIVMVVSLVNFIFTQRRLGPIGLQPQTLNADGTFSPMAKWKEYGVYVLSLVFVPIIMTMVSITEYTDLFMYIVGPLTLIYLFYEMTKVTPAERKKLWAALVFIIFSILFWGIYEQSGGSLSIFAANNLNKDLLGLDPNGVNNSGGAFFIIFLAPIIGLLWIWLSERKLEPNTLIKFGLGFIFLGLGYYLLFATKFFANLQGITSLNIFTIALLVITFGELCLSPIGLSIMTKLSTEKLQGMMMGMWFLASAYGQYVAGIIGANMASAREGATNYEKLITYTEGYKDLGIYALVAGLVLILISPFVKKLMQEVH
- a CDS encoding thioredoxin family protein: MKTTLSMFFLWVFSFSFSQVNWMTMEQALTAQKTNPKKILIDFYADWCGPCKLMDKQTYSHPIISKYINENFYAVKFNAEGNQTVNFYDRVFTNPDFANKAKSKNAMHQFAKFMNVNGYPALVFLDENAQPITNLMGFFSAKELEPYITLFSKGEYKNIKTREQWENYQKKFKSKIKE
- the recG gene encoding ATP-dependent DNA helicase RecG; its protein translation is MTLDTSIEFLKGIGTERAKLIANVLDIRTVEDFLHFFPIRYLDKSKVYKIADIKEDNLEIQLKGRITELQEITYAKGKKRLSGKFTDGTGTLDLVWFQYSNWMKEQIPVNREIYIFGRVQEFNHSFSMPHPEIELEDKKSAEERLRPIYPSSEKLTKRGLNQKFFQTVQANIISQIPHLIEENLPVSLMKSLKLMSRQQAYLNIHFPQNADFAKHADRRLKFEEAFFFQLGYGLKKNYNKSFTIGNPFPIVGKNFNNFYENFLPFELTNAQKRVLKEIRNDLKKPIQMNRLLQGDVGSGKTMVALLAMLLAMDNGFQSCMMAPTEILATQHFNSIADLLKETDVKVRLLTGSTKTAERKVIHEELLNGELSILVGTHAVLEDIVRFKNLGLAIIDEQHRFGVAQRAKLWAKNKIAPHILVMTATPIPRTLAMSYYSDLDVSVIDEMPVGRKPIITAHRREKDRNSVYGFAKEEIAKGRQVYFVYPLIEESETLDYKNLMEGFEHISEIFPLPDYNTTMLHGKMKPDEKDAAMNYFAKGKADIMVATTVIEVGVNVPNASVMVIESAERFGLSQLHQLRGRVGRGAEQSYCILMTGDKLSTESRKRIKTMCETNDGFKISEVDMQLRGPGDILGTQQSGMVDFKRLDLVNDGNIIKAAKETVEHLLKIDGNLQLPEHQSLRNYYVKQYKGKNKWGKIS
- a CDS encoding peptide MFS transporter → MDTAQQKGHPKGLYLLFMTEMWERFSYYGMRAIFILYMTKMLLMPDSDASNIYGSYTGLVYLTPLLGGYLSDRFLGNRRSIEIGGILMALGQFAMFFSASTSGGAAISLMWVGLTLLIIGNGFFKPNISTMVGQLYPQGDRRVDAAFTIFYMGINLGAFFSPLICGTLAEKIDFKWGFLAAGIGMIIGLITFVAQKNKLLVDADNNPIGMPTQKFGVKQVGIVIAAIALIFFLMNYKTMFNSELDIIGYLIYGAMVAMPLIILTDKSLTKDERDRIMVIFILAFFVIFFWGAFEQAGASLTIFADRQTDRTLFGWEMPASYFQSVNPLAIILLAPLFSSLWLRLGNRGLEPTSPKKMAIGLSLVALGYVVIAFAVYGLGAMDKVSMFWLIGLYVIHTMGELCLSPIGLSMVSKLSPARFSSLLMGTWFLANAAANKFAGTLSALIPGGGEGGEGAATTSFLGFQIANLFDFFLVFIVMCGVAAAVLFVMSRWLEKKMHGVN